From the genome of Liolophura sinensis isolate JHLJ2023 chromosome 5, CUHK_Ljap_v2, whole genome shotgun sequence:
taataaaacaaaactaatcTCACATCGACAAGAGCcatgtatgcataaaaattACCATGAAAATTATGCATGAAACTTACTTACGCGCAAAATGGCAGGCTCAAGAAAACGGTAGGACCTAATTTTCCAGAGTAAACTTCAcgaaaaaatgtacattaaaatgaTACCATCATGAGTAAGTACTGCTATCAAACGCTTCCTAGAGTATATCTACCACATACTCAACCATATTTTATCAAAttcaacatttacatttcaAGGAAAGCATTGCCAAAACAAAGTTTTGAATATCCACAACATCAACAACGTAATGCTAAATTCTTCGACTGATGTAGTTGTTATAACCCCACGAATCCTACTCTAAACCGACTTCCAAGACAATTGCTACGTGCGAATCACCACTCACTGCTCTATACCAGCCTCAGAATGATCTCAAGGATAAAACTATGGTTATTTCTTGTCCTAAATGTTCCCCCCAAAATGCCTTTAACTACGAATGGGAACTAACAGCAAAGTCTAGTTCTCAAGGACTGACCTAATAAAAGCTCAGCCAATGCTACTGTTCAAAACGTCACCAATTATTATCTTTTAACCAGCAAGTGACTATGGCAATCTACATTCAtactaaaaaatattacttACAAGAAACCAGATCTCTTGTAACTGTAGCAACAACTATTAAATGTCAAATACTATATTGACAttatcagtcaatcaataatgGAGATACGCCCATATATACACGAAAGAGGTGTGGTAATAAGCAACCACAATGATTGAGATATACGTATATCCAGAGTTAAACTCTGCTATAACAAGTCCAATATTGAGTAAAAGTCAAATCCAGTGATGGTGTCAGTCCCCCGGATACATAAATATATCGGTGAAAGTCCAATGTTCTAGAGTATACTGTCCATAAAAATGTTCCTAAAACGATGGATATAGTATAAGTGTTACTGTATTGTGAAGTTACTACTCTCTATGTATCTACAGGTATGTTAAGtgttgtttaaatgttaaatttgtcaCAGTACTGTATTCTCGCCTGTCAAACGGATATGTCAGATACGGGTCAGGCCAGTGTCAGTATATATCCTGTGATCGCTGGGTGAAGCGTCATAACAACTCTGTTACATAGCTTTTCAGTGAGTCGACTGATTATATAATCTGTCATGCAAAAGCAGACAGTGTCGAGATATAATGTAGATGATATCGGCGACGACGGCATcaccacccaccccaccccacaccatcccACCCCACTAAACAATcacacaaatattttatgatgatAAAATTTAATATGCCTGTCCTCAGCCTCCTGCACGAGAAAGGATTGTATGGGAAATTCCAGAAGTCTGTAGATGTGGAGATCGTTGTACAGACGGACTCTGCTGTGGATAAACGTAAACAGGAACTACTAACCAGTACAGTGGATGCTATCCTGAAGGAGATAGCCACCAAGTGCGACCGCCGAGAGTACCAGTGTCTGGAGGACCTGAACGAGAACGAGGCTCGCGCCATCGGGTTATGCCGAACTGATCAGATCATCCGATCATCGTCCACGTTCAAGAAGATACGGATGCAAAGTGTGGACAAGTTTGTAATGGAGACTGAAGGAAAGATTGCGAACGATCCAATGGCGTGTGAAGTGTCCGGAGGTCTTTACGGTAAACTGAAAGCCAACGAAAGCGAGTATATCGGCACCGATCTGGGCCGTAGAATAAAGATCCTGTTAAATAGGGTCGGCAAAATACAGATGGAACAACTCAAGAGTAAGTACAGTGTGGATACCCCACTGGAATATATCCGCGGCAGCGACTTTGGGCCCATCAGGAGTATCCGGGTTGATGAGGAGGACAACGCCATTCGGAGGGCATTGTACTACCGAGTAACTGTCCGAGATCTCCTGGTACTGAAAAAACAGTACCAGGAGAACCCCAGAGCTGTGGAGATCAACAAGGGTCTACACAACAAGATCCGTTTTCTGGCAACGAGGAGCGGTCATTGTTCACGAGAGCTGAAACATCTGAGCAAAGAGCTGTGGACCACATTCGTGCAACGATACGGCAGAGAGCACAAGTACTAAACACGTGTAGACTTCTTGGGTTGAAATGGTTACAGGAAAAGACGGCTCGCTAGACAGAGTGCTGAAGACCATATCTGAGAGTACTTTTAATCATATTTTAGACTTTTAGGGGTTTTACATGTATTCGTAGAGATTTTGGAATTCTGGGGTGGGCTTAGGGTTAGACCTATACATTCAAATACTAATATCTCACTTCACGTTTTCCTTCTTCTACATTCACCCACAGGTTAGTTTTAAATGGGTGTAAAAGCTGTTCTAACAGTAAAAACTGTATTTGGAGAGGAAACACTTTTTATGACATCAAGCATCTAAACACCGGCTGTCCATCCGGTGACCTTGTTCTCACAGCACCCTAGCGGCCCTTGGTCagccagctctcgctgttttaGTGCTGTGCAGCTTTAATGCACTTGGCGTTTCGATCCAGCTTACTCCAATCATTCACCTGCCATAAGTGAAAATATAATTGATTATGGCGTTAGACAGCAATCCCATAAATTAAACCGTGTTTGGGAACGGTAGTAACGGCAATAAGCCATAACCCGTCCCGGTAGTTACCTATTATAGATAGGCAAACAAAGCATTGCGATAAACAGTTTCTTTTAACATAAATTTActttgtgataaaatattatgtactgtgatatattttaatcttttttatATTGCTTAAGAGGTATATTGCTGCCATATAAAagatttattatatacatatttgataAGTGTTATCTTTTTTActaaatttatcaaatttcattctagtttttctttttaagttttaaaagaTCTACATACACTTTGCTTACCTTACatgttttattgatattttatcCTGACTTTAAAAGTCTATGTTACTGCAGTAAGTTTTCAACTTAAGCGTTGTAAAACAGGATTGTCTAACATCAAATACCcggtatatatattgtgatcGGAGCTTCTCACTACCAAATAGGCTATACAGAAACATCTCAATCATTCAAGGTCTTAGCGTTGACAGAGCCGAGAAAAATTGGGTATCCTTGCCAGACAACTCCACAACGCCAGATTTCAGTTgaatgtaggattctcaaacttTCCAGAGGgcatctttcttcatttttttaaatgttatttcaCGGAATAAGATCGAAAATGAAACAGTTACACCAAGTAAATGGCTGGTgtaagtttaaatttatttacaatccAACGCGTGGCTATCATACAGAAACGACAAAGAGTCTGTGTCTAAGCCCATTCCTTTCATATATACTGATAACGATGAATGAATACATCCGGCATTTTATCCAGACTCTTTGTAATGATATCAGTaacatggacatgtacttgaagGGTCATTTCAGGAGTGTTATCGAACATGTCTGGCTCATTACTGACCATCACAGAAGCGAGGCGAATTGATATGCTAGTTGATATGAGTAAGATTTAGTCATGGTATTACAAACCATGTCGAACAGTACAGCTGATTGTCCTGGCCCAAACCATATTCCCGTCAGCTATATTCTCTGCTAAGTAACTCTGGTCAAAATACACAGCAACCTCTCGTCGCTGTTCACATCAGTGTGTTATAAgcagtgcatatatatatggcaaATGCCTGAGACGTTGAAAAATCCCTTCTGGAATTCTTGGGTTATCAGAAAGGGAAAATGACGCCGCATcctatgtaaatgttaaaaaattaaatcctTGGatagtaataaaaaaataatcaatttGCGCCGAGTTAGTTTTGTTTGGCTCATTTGTCTTTTTTGCAGACCACGGTtgtatttattatgtttttgaaGTAACAATATTCAAGCACGGTGTAAAAAAGACGCTGACACGCTTGTGCTTTCGCTGACCTTCGTGATAGCCACTTCAGTAAAGTCCATCTCCCACTGACCACGACTACATTCCCGACTATTTACAACCACCCCAAGTGTTCGCCACCCAGTTGTCGTAGCTCATCGCGGTCACTCGGCAAACAAAATTCCACGACTGAACACAAGTGTTCAAGACTGTTTCCAGACATAAGCGGAAATGACGTTTTTGACACCTTGACGCCTTGAAGCCATTTCAGTCATCACCATCACATTTTCTATTTGGCTGGACAAAATGGAATTTCAGTGTGCCTCTCAACATGTGGAGGATCTGACTGGTTGTAGTGCCGCTACAGGGTTGCAGTAGCAATTGTTGAGCAGCAGCGGAGGGAAGCAGCACTGCTATATAGGCTTCGTAGGAGGCTTTGGGCGATACCCTGGCTTCTGAGACACCCAGGATATGACCAGTGCGAGCTAGTTCTAGGGGACAGATCAGGCTTCCGGAACTTCCAGCGCATGCTCGGTCGCATTGGGGCCAGGATTGAGCTAGCGGTGACCAATTGCATAACACGCCTTAATGATGACAAACCCAGAACAAATGCTGATCTTTGCGACCGAATCAAGATCATTACATAATTAAATTACTACAAAAGTAAGACAATATCACCACTGTCAAGTCGTAGCCGAGTTTCACGATATGTTCATATCTGTCGTGAAAGCTTGCATACCATATAAGACTCAACAAGAACGACCCTGACATGTCGAGATATGACCTGGACAACTGAAAGTCCGCATTCTGAGTTGAGTTTCGAGTCAAGTCAACTTTAGACGTGAAGCAGTCGGGAAGA
Proteins encoded in this window:
- the LOC135465856 gene encoding piRNA biogenesis protein EXD1-like, which encodes MAAEQTEVVTESNRCAEIVSGLLRTETEVAVDAEGVNLGRTGPLTLLQVGTRDGRVYLFDIHKNKVLLQPGFLKDLLESTKIVKIIHSCRGDSAALRAQFEVNLHNVFDTQVAHLEIEESKGKRLPVELKLADLCDMYGGNSAALESKDDIKKAWMTTAGYWAIRPLKPEMIQYAVADVIVLFALYDNLISLLHEKGLYGKFQKSVDVEIVVQTDSAVDKRKQELLTSTVDAILKEIATKCDRREYQCLEDLNENEARAIGLCRTDQIIRSSSTFKKIRMQSVDKFVMETEGKIANDPMACEVSGGLYGKLKANESEYIGTDLGRRIKILLNRVGKIQMEQLKSKYSVDTPLEYIRGSDFGPIRSIRVDEEDNAIRRALYYRVTVRDLLVLKKQYQENPRAVEINKGLHNKIRFLATRSGHCSRELKHLSKELWTTFVQRYGREHKY